One window of Quercus robur chromosome 5, dhQueRobu3.1, whole genome shotgun sequence genomic DNA carries:
- the LOC126728856 gene encoding uncharacterized protein LOC126728856, which produces MGVRPALSFSDEDKVRTSQPHDDALMVTFRIRGYDMKRVLVDQGSGAEIMYTDLYKGLRLRPEDLTSYDSPLVGFDGKTVIPKGQIKLLIQAGSEVVEVDFIVMDAYSPYC; this is translated from the coding sequence ATGGGTGTTCGACCAGCTTTAAGCTTCTCTGACGAGGACAAGGTTAGGACCTCgcagccacatgatgatgctctAATGGTTACCTTTAGGATAAGAGGGTATGATATGAAGAGAGTGCTAGTTGACCAAGGCAGTGGAGCTGAGATCATGTACACTGATCTATATAAAGGGCTTAGGTTGAGGCCCGAGGATCTGACGAGCTATGACTCTCctttggtgggttttgatggGAAGACGGTTATCCCAAAGGGCCAAATCAAGCTACTCATACAAGCAGGATcagaagtggtggaggtggatttcATTGTGATGGATGCTTACTCCCCTTATTGCTAG
- the LOC126727453 gene encoding uncharacterized protein LOC126727453, translating into MIGTSPSSRPQISGFQETLTHFLEKKEGVEEEEASLHQENSQAERRMLALLTVFNSWAFLETRRLVQVFPEHVRKLWNNWELRVLVLVSLTLQLCLLHFGSRRRYSVKTWLRVFLWLS; encoded by the exons ATGATTGGTACTTCACCTAGTTCTCGTCCACAAATCTCTGGATTCCAAGAAACACTTACCCATTTCCTCGAGAAAaaggaaggagtagaagaagaagaagcaagctTGCACCAAGAAAACTCACAGGCTGAACGAAGGATGCTGGCGCTTCTAACAG TTTTTAACAGTTGGGCTTTCCTGGAGACGCGAAGGCTTGTTCAAGTGTTTCCAGAGCATGTGCGGAAATTATGGAATAATTGGGAGCTACGAGTGTTGGTTCTTGTCAGTCTCACCTTGCAACTATGTCTTCTTCACTTCGGCAGTCGCAGAAGATATAGTGTTAAAACTTGGTTAAGGGTCTTTCTCTGGCTTTCGTAA
- the LOC126728854 gene encoding uncharacterized protein LOC126728854 yields the protein MIEDELGYAYDVCYTKAPLFFTAWGFLFRFFSFTSILFVFVLFLIKERHKHPQIDLIITYLLLVGAILIEIYAVILLSASNWPWPRYENGWLIKCIKTLFTPIRNRCEKLTSKQRWSNSMGQLDLLSFCLKDTHEETHESLQVGRGTPKLFANFREWVFNQMLPKLNGELEMLLYRTYKQVPPKLKDLVFNTFQEKVCSHSNGFSEEYDKYITNGTVSVETYQSIIIWHIATDLCFYTDSGTNKPNLSREVSKDISDYMMYILAMCPFVLSTGNATLGFEYTCTLVKRFVRGEKLSRQLTKAQVCEMLISEYYASSNEVDNYLLKDNMLCIAVLLAKELNQKDGKWEILRKFWVENLAYVATLCQGNNHAQLLRKGGEFLTHVWLLIEHFNLTESFQKSRTRPQEEEAKVSFVVSDDESVVNMVVDTVTVLESGGNATGSVSESGYGQGSGNKSAAVSGVDASTA from the coding sequence ATGATTGAGGATGAACTTGGATATGCTTATGATGTTTGCTACACCAAGGCTCCTTTGTTTTTCACAGCTTGGGGTTTCCTCTTCCGTTTCTTCTCTTTTACTTCCATCctttttgtgtttgtgctttTCCTTATAAAAGAAAGGCACAAACACCCTCAGATAGATTTgattattacttatttattgTTGGTTGGAGCTATTCTTATAGAGATATATGCTGTCATTTTATTGAGTGCCTCCAATTGGCCCTGGCCACGGTATGAAAATGGATGGTTAATAAAATGTATTAAGACACTATTTACTCCAATAAGAAATCGTTGTGAAAAATTGACTAGCAAACAAAGGTGGTCTAATTCAATGGGTCAACTCGATCTGCTTAGCTTTTGCCTCAAAGATACTCATGAAGAGACTCATGAGTCTCTTCAGGTTGGCCGTGGAACCCCAAAACTCTTTGCTAACTTTAGAGAGTGGGTCTTCAACCAAATGTTGCCAAAACTAAATGGAGAACTAGAGATGCTCTTGTATAGGACCTATAAGCAGGTCCCTCCTAAGTTGAAAGACTTGGTGTTCAACACGTTCCAGGAAAAGGTATGTTCCCACAGCAATGGGTTTTCCGAAGAGTACGACAAATACATAACAAATGGAACTGTAAGTGTGGAAACTTATCAAAGCATTATCATCTGGCACATTGCCACAGATCTCTGCTTTTACACAGATAGTGGTACGAATAAGCCTAATTTAAGTCGAGAAGTGAGCAAAGACATTTCAGATTACATGATGTATATTCTTGCGATGTGTCCTTTTGTATTATCAACAGGAAATGCAACACTCGGTTTTGAATACACTTGCACATTGGTTAAGCGTTTTGTTCGAGGGGAAAAGCTCTCCAGACAGCTGACTAAAGCCCAAGTTTGTGAAATGTTGATCTCAGAATATTATGCTTCAAGCAACGAGGTAGACAACTATTTGTTGAAAGACAATATGTTATGTATAGCAGTTCTACTTGCAAAAGAGCTGAATCAGAAGGATGGAAAGTGGGAGATATTGAGAAAGTTTTGGGTAGAAAACCTAGCTTATGTTGCAACTCTTTGTCAGGGAAATAATCATGCTCAACTACTCAGAAAAGGTGGGGAATTTCTTACGCACGTCTGGCTTTTGATAGAACATTTCAACCTCACAGAAAGTTTTCAAAAGTCACGAACAAGACCACAAGAGGAAGAAGCAAAGGTTAGTTTTGTTGTGAGCGATGATGAATCTGTTGTCAACATGGTTGTAGATACAGTTACTGTGTTAGAATCAGGTGGCAACGCAACTGGTTCTGTGTCTGAGTCTGGTTATGGACAGGGTTCGGGTAATAAATCTGCTGCAGTGTCAGGTGTGGATGCTAGCACCGCCTAA